In Primulina huaijiensis isolate GDHJ02 chromosome 6, ASM1229523v2, whole genome shotgun sequence, a single window of DNA contains:
- the LOC140979834 gene encoding K(+) efflux antiporter 6-like isoform X2, whose product MNRSFLAVVLVVFALFTSKTSLAVSEDPKTVGEAVSVVSNNVTGDGGNQTLPKEDTLADMIDRALEKEFTENDDQNEVNDAGGFNNSVAEQQAVLETVARVKSKKNETKEEKPFKLHHVFNLDNDNGAEETPTLIDRKDNVFIISNFKSKYPVLQLDLRLISDLVVVIVSATCGGIAFACAGQPVITGYLLAGSVVGPGGFNVVSEMVQVETVAQFGVIFLLFALGLEFSTTKLRIVRAVAVLGGLLQIVLFICLCAIIASLSGGGASEGVFVGAFLSMSSTAVVYKFLMEKNSINSLHGQVTIGTLILQDCAVGLLFALLPVLGGTSGVMQGVISMTKSLVVLIAFLAVLAILSRTCVPWFLKLMISLSSQTNELYQLAAVAFCLLVAWCSDKLGLSLELGSFAAGVMISTTDLSQHTLEQVEPIRNIFAALFLASIGMLIHVHFLWNHVDILFASVILVIIIKTVVISAVVKGFGYNNKTSILVGMSLAQIGEFAFVLLSRASNLHLVEGKVYLLLLGTTALSLVTTPLLFKLIPAVVHLGVLLRWFSPDIQSELGFKVDNLRSDSAKQRHVLISKDLSIHEV is encoded by the exons ATGAATAGATCATTTCTGGCTGTGGTCTTAGTCGTCTTTGCTTTATTTACCTCTAAGACGTCGTTGGCCGTATCGGAAGATCCGAAAACCGTAGGTGAAGCTGTTTCTGTTGTCTCTAACAATGTAACTGGAGACGGTGGGAATCAGACCCTCCCGAAGGAGGACACGCTTGCTGATATGATCGATCGCGCGCTGGAGAAGGAGTTCACTGAAAATGACGATCAGAACGAAG TAAATGATGCTGGTGGCTTCAACAATAGCGTGGCAGAGCAACAG GCAGTATTGGAAACGGTAGCTAGAgtcaaatcaaagaaaaatgaaacaaaagaGGAAAA ACCATTTAAACTGCATCACGTTTTCAATCTGGACAATGACAATGGGGCTGAAGAGACCCCGACATTGATTGATAGAAAG GATAATGTATTtatcatatcaaatttcaaatctAAGTATCCGGTCTTGCAGTTAGATTTGAG ACTCATATCAGATCTGGTTGTTGTCATTGTGTCTGCAACTTGTGGTGGAATTGCATTTGCTTGTGCTGGACAACCG GTTATTACTGGATACTTGTTAGCTGGATCAGTCGTCGGGCCTGGAGGTTTTAATGTTGTCAGTGAAATGGTGCAA GTTGAAACAGTGGCTCAATTTGGTGTAATTTTCCTTCTTTTCGCTTTGGGCTTGGAGTTCTCTACAACAAAG CTTCGAATTGTTCGAGCAGTCGCTGTTCTTGGGGGCTTACTTCAAATTGTCCTCTTTATATGCCTGTGTGCAATTATAGCTTCG CTATCTGGCGGTGGAGCTTCAGAGGGGGTTTTTGTTGGTGCTTTTCTGTCAATGTCCTCTACAGCAGTG GTATATAAGTTTTTGATGGAAAAAAATAGTATCAATTCTCTTCATGGCCAAGTTACCATCGGCACTCTCATTTTGCAG GATTGCGCTGTGGGTTTACTGTTTGCTCTGCTTCCAGTGCTGGGTGGAACTTCTGGTGTTATGCAGGGTGTCATTTCCATGACTAAGTC GTTGGTGGTGTTGATTGCTTTCTTGGCAGTCTTGGCAATATTGTCACGAACTTGTGTACCTTGGTTCCTGAAACTTATGATAAGCTTGTCATCGCAG ACCAATGAACTATATCAACTGGCAGCAGTTGCATTTTGTCTACTTGTAGCCTGG TGTAGCGACAAGCTTGGTCTTAGTTTAGAATTGGGATCATTTGCTGCTGGAGTGATGATATCAACTACTGATCTTTCTCAGCACACACTTGAACAA GTCGAACCTATACGGAACATATTTGCAGCTCTTTTCCTTGCCAGCATTGGGATGCTgattcatgttcattttctcTGGAATCACGTTGACATCTTGTTTGCATCTGTTATATtagtaataattatcaaaactGTGGTGATATCTGCCGTTGTCAAGGGATTTGGCTACAACAACAAAACGTCAATTCTT GTTGGGATGTCTTTAGCACAAATAGGGGAATTTGCATTTGTACTGCTAAGTCGTGCCTCAAATCTTCATCTTGTTGAG ggGAAGGTGTACCTATTGCTTCTTGGAACAACAGCTCTCAGTCTG GTAACTACACCTTTGCTTTTCAAGTTAATACCGGCAGTCGTGCACCTTGGCGTATTGTTAAGGTGGTTTTCACCTGACATTCAATCTGAG CTGGGATTTAAAGTTGATAATCTCCGCTCAGACAGTGCCAAGCAGAGGCATGTTTTAATATCCAAGGATCTCTCTATACACGAAGTATGA
- the LOC140979834 gene encoding K(+) efflux antiporter 6-like isoform X1 gives MNRSFLAVVLVVFALFTSKTSLAVSEDPKTVGEAVSVVSNNVTGDGGNQTLPKEDTLADMIDRALEKEFTENDDQNEVNDAGGFNNSVAEQQAVLETVARVKSKKNETKEEKPFKLHHVFNLDNDNGAEETPTLIDRKDNVFIISNFKSKYPVLQLDLRLISDLVVVIVSATCGGIAFACAGQPVITGYLLAGSVVGPGGFNVVSEMVQVETVAQFGVIFLLFALGLEFSTTKLRIVRAVAVLGGLLQIVLFICLCAIIASLSGGGASEGVFVGAFLSMSSTAVVYKFLMEKNSINSLHGQVTIGTLILQDCAVGLLFALLPVLGGTSGVMQGVISMTKSLVVLIAFLAVLAILSRTCVPWFLKLMISLSSQTNELYQLAAVAFCLLVAWCSDKLGLSLELGSFAAGVMISTTDLSQHTLEQVEPIRNIFAALFLASIGMLIHVHFLWNHVDILFASVILVIIIKTVVISAVVKGFGYNNKTSILVGMSLAQIGEFAFVLLSRASNLHLVEGKVYLLLLGTTALSLVTTPLLFKLIPAVVHLGVLLRWFSPDIQSELGFKVDNLRSDSAKQRHVLISKDLSIHESRGKQAMKSSKNPRLARKLSNYYTH, from the exons ATGAATAGATCATTTCTGGCTGTGGTCTTAGTCGTCTTTGCTTTATTTACCTCTAAGACGTCGTTGGCCGTATCGGAAGATCCGAAAACCGTAGGTGAAGCTGTTTCTGTTGTCTCTAACAATGTAACTGGAGACGGTGGGAATCAGACCCTCCCGAAGGAGGACACGCTTGCTGATATGATCGATCGCGCGCTGGAGAAGGAGTTCACTGAAAATGACGATCAGAACGAAG TAAATGATGCTGGTGGCTTCAACAATAGCGTGGCAGAGCAACAG GCAGTATTGGAAACGGTAGCTAGAgtcaaatcaaagaaaaatgaaacaaaagaGGAAAA ACCATTTAAACTGCATCACGTTTTCAATCTGGACAATGACAATGGGGCTGAAGAGACCCCGACATTGATTGATAGAAAG GATAATGTATTtatcatatcaaatttcaaatctAAGTATCCGGTCTTGCAGTTAGATTTGAG ACTCATATCAGATCTGGTTGTTGTCATTGTGTCTGCAACTTGTGGTGGAATTGCATTTGCTTGTGCTGGACAACCG GTTATTACTGGATACTTGTTAGCTGGATCAGTCGTCGGGCCTGGAGGTTTTAATGTTGTCAGTGAAATGGTGCAA GTTGAAACAGTGGCTCAATTTGGTGTAATTTTCCTTCTTTTCGCTTTGGGCTTGGAGTTCTCTACAACAAAG CTTCGAATTGTTCGAGCAGTCGCTGTTCTTGGGGGCTTACTTCAAATTGTCCTCTTTATATGCCTGTGTGCAATTATAGCTTCG CTATCTGGCGGTGGAGCTTCAGAGGGGGTTTTTGTTGGTGCTTTTCTGTCAATGTCCTCTACAGCAGTG GTATATAAGTTTTTGATGGAAAAAAATAGTATCAATTCTCTTCATGGCCAAGTTACCATCGGCACTCTCATTTTGCAG GATTGCGCTGTGGGTTTACTGTTTGCTCTGCTTCCAGTGCTGGGTGGAACTTCTGGTGTTATGCAGGGTGTCATTTCCATGACTAAGTC GTTGGTGGTGTTGATTGCTTTCTTGGCAGTCTTGGCAATATTGTCACGAACTTGTGTACCTTGGTTCCTGAAACTTATGATAAGCTTGTCATCGCAG ACCAATGAACTATATCAACTGGCAGCAGTTGCATTTTGTCTACTTGTAGCCTGG TGTAGCGACAAGCTTGGTCTTAGTTTAGAATTGGGATCATTTGCTGCTGGAGTGATGATATCAACTACTGATCTTTCTCAGCACACACTTGAACAA GTCGAACCTATACGGAACATATTTGCAGCTCTTTTCCTTGCCAGCATTGGGATGCTgattcatgttcattttctcTGGAATCACGTTGACATCTTGTTTGCATCTGTTATATtagtaataattatcaaaactGTGGTGATATCTGCCGTTGTCAAGGGATTTGGCTACAACAACAAAACGTCAATTCTT GTTGGGATGTCTTTAGCACAAATAGGGGAATTTGCATTTGTACTGCTAAGTCGTGCCTCAAATCTTCATCTTGTTGAG ggGAAGGTGTACCTATTGCTTCTTGGAACAACAGCTCTCAGTCTG GTAACTACACCTTTGCTTTTCAAGTTAATACCGGCAGTCGTGCACCTTGGCGTATTGTTAAGGTGGTTTTCACCTGACATTCAATCTGAG CTGGGATTTAAAGTTGATAATCTCCGCTCAGACAGTGCCAAGCAGAGGCATGTTTTAATATCCAAGGATCTCTCTATACACGAA AGCAGAGGAAAGCAAGCAATGAAATCTTCTAAAAACCCGAGACTCGCTCGGAAGTTGTCTAACTACTATACCCACTAA